The sequence below is a genomic window from Haematobia irritans isolate KBUSLIRL chromosome 3, ASM5000362v1, whole genome shotgun sequence.
CACTTACTGGGATGTTTTCTATTTCCATAACTTCTGAATCCTTGTGATGTGACCACTATCAATAATGATAGGAGACAAATGACGATGTATTGCTTGCCAAACATTTTGCACTACTAAACCTTatatcataatatttttttattttattaaatggacGGAGATAATGTCCAATGCAAAGTCGACTTGAAGtcatttgttttttctattttttcttaTCATTCTaagaaattggcaaaattttttgttaattatttgccTCCATGATTTTCTAATAGTGCACAAATTAGGGATGCCGTTTTTTGCAATGAATTTCCAGTTGCACACGAAAAAatgtttctctgattcaatcacgaaattaattgatgcaattaattttttaattgcatcaatcaatcacagaaatgatagtataaattaacaaaatataatttattaaattaaaaaatttattgatactattaatttttgtgattgattcaattgtttcaattaaaaaatttgttgaatcaacaaaatttttaaatgaatattttttaaaactcaatttaaaactcaatgcaaaacttgtagttaaattttttttctgtgtgagaaAAACATCAATTCTGCCTGAACAGCACGTAAGTGTGTCTTTATTTTCTACACAGAGAAACATATTTAGATgttatttgttttctgtgtagaagATTATAACACCCTTACGTGCTGTTCATTAAAGAATTTGAATTCAAACACCAAGTGGCTTCCTTAGAGTCTCCTAGTtaataataaaaccaaaacttcattgtattaaatatttttattgacgaATTCGTAGTATCAACTTGTAACGTTATTTGGTAGGATCTCTATTAGTTAACTTTGCAATCGCTGCAACAATAAGGAAAGGGTTTTGAATAGTCGGGCTTCTGACCGCATGTTGGTTGACCTCGAGGGCagctgaaaaataaataaaatattagaaaCAATATTagtaatttaataaatatacaCTTATTACacatcattatttctatagaaataaaattttgcaaaaattttgtatagcaataaaattttgcaaaaattttgtatagcaatacaattttgaacaaattttctatagaaataaaatgttgacaatattttctgtagaaatataattttgttaaaattttctatagaaacaaaactttgacaaaatttcatatagaaataaaattttgtaaaaattttctatagaaataaaattttgacaaaattttctatagaaataaaattttgacaaaattttctataaaaataaaattttgcaaaaactttctatagaaagtttgccaccgtggtgcaatggttagcatgcccgccttgcgtacacaaggccgtgggttcgattcctgcttcgaccgaacaccaaaaagtttttcagcggtggattatctcacctcagtaatgctggtgacatttctgagggtttcaaagcttctctaagtggtttcactgcaatgtggaacgtcgttcggactcggctataaaaaggacgtcctttgtcattgagcttaacatggaatcgggcagcactcagtgataagagagaagttcaccaatgtggtatcacaatggactgaatagtctaagtgaacctgatacatcgggctgccacctaacctaacccaacctaaccttctatagaaatacaattttgacaaaattttccaaaaaataaaattatgacaaaattttctataaaaataaaattttgacaaacttttctatagaaataaaattttgataaaattttctatagaaataaagttttgacaagcttttctatagaaataaaaatatatatatagaaataaaattttgacaaagttttccataaaaaaaatttgactaacttttctgtagaaataaaattttgacaaacttttctacagaaataaaattttgcaaaaattttctatagaaataaaattttcaaaaattttctatagaaataaaattttgcaaaaattttctatagaaataaaattttgacaaagttttccataaaaattaaattttgataaaattttttatagaaataaaattttgacaaacttttctatagaaataaaatttggacaaaatttcctatagaaataaaattttgcaaaaattttctatagaaataaaattttgacaaaattttctatagaaataaaattttgacaaagttttccataaaaataaaattttgcataaattttctatagaaataaaattttgacaaatttttctatagaaataaaattttgcaaaaatttcttggaaataaaattttgcaaaaatttcttggaaataaaattttgacaaaattttctatagaaataaaattttgcaaaaattttctatagaaataaaattttgcaaaaattttctatagaaataaaattttgacaaaattttctatagaaataaaattttggcaaaattttgtaaagaaataaaattttgacaaacttttctatagaaataaatttttagcaaaattttttaaaggaataaaattttgcaaaaattttctaagaaataaaattttgataaagttttccataaaaataaaattttgacaaaattttctatagaaataaaattttgacaaaattttctatagaaataaaattttgacaaagattctataaaaataaaattttgcataaattttctatagaaataaaattttgacaaaattttctaaagaaataaaactttggcaaaattttctatagaaataaaattatgaaattttttttatagaaataaaattttgcaaaagttttctatagaaataaaattttgacaaatttttctatagaaataacatttttttacaaaattttccataaaaataaaattttgacaaaattttctatagaaataaaattttgtctaaattttctatagaaataaaattttgacataattttctaaagaaataaaatttcggcaaaattttctaaagaaataaaattgtaatttccTGCGGCTTTTAAGTATATCTTTGTGAATACTTACTAGTCAATATTCAGAGAGTAATCGTCACGACATGTTACTTTAACACATTGATAATCAACATTTGTGGGAAGCAAAGTCTGACCCACTTTAACGGTTAAATCGTGTTTATCATCGTAACAGTGATTCTCCAAAGCTGAAAGAGGAtgcatattttatgaaaataattttatatcaaattacaatttaaaatatagttttaaCTTACTATGATGtttcttattgaaatattgtatgGCTCCTTGGGATGCAACCAAAGCAACAAATGCTAAAAGCACACAGACGATTGCTTGTTTCTGGAACATGACTAACCACTGAATGAAATGCTAAGAAGAATAACCGGcgattttataaacaaaaataatttcaaataaaatataatgtaATATTTGAATGATAACTTTATGTAAATTATGAATCCATATTTTAGAATGTCAATGTGTCTTATCACAAAGCCATAGATTATGACCCCCTCCCCTCCCCCCATTAGCAagaaaaaaagtcaaaatttcaaattattgaaatagGTCAATGTTTTGTAGATGATTCGTATAAAGATAGAATGgcatatcaaaataaataaaataataaataaattaatttgtctTTATGTGCATAGCctcaaaataatataatatacttACTGTCAACTACATGTTACAAAGTAATTTAGCCAGCTTACATTAATCGTcttcaaaacataaaaaagtgaacgaattttattagtattatttattagtaaattcatttgatttatattttacaaaattacttATGACTCTAATTATAATCTATATGTATATGGAATACCAGATACCCTGTTGCTAGTGTTAGAATATACATACACTGTATGAAAACAGTCTGTATACAAGcgctttatatttttttataaaaacgatattatttgtacaaaaatggAAATGGAGAAAAAAGTAAATCACAAATAAATGTAATGATATTCCAGCTGTAAGTtgcgaaataaaattcaatttcacgGCAACCCTACAATATATTGAGCTACCATGTAGCGGAAGCGGTTTTGTACATCGGGAAAGTCTTCGTACAATAACTTTAACCTGTGATTTCGTAGAACGATTAACAAAGatgcaaattgtattttttatttattgataatTAATAGAAGAGTGTATAGGATAGATTACATGATTTTCACAAATTCAAAGGGATTAGTGTTAGCAACTTTAAAAATGCAGGGCGAATTTTAGCgccacaatttttcaaaattttattttatagaaaatcttgtcaaaatttttctatagaaaatgttgtataaattttacttctatagaaaattttgtcaaaattttatttgtatagaaaattttgtcaaaattttatttctacagaaattttttgtcgaaattttatttcaatagaaatttttttcgaaattttatttctataggaaatgttgtaaaaaaatttttttatagaaaattttgtaaaaattttatttttatagaaaaacttttgtcaaaattttgtttcgatagaaaattttgtgaaatttctatttttatagaaaattttgtcaaaattttatttctatagaaacttttgtcaaaattttatttttataaacaaaatttgttaaaattttatttctgtagataaatttgtatttttttttttgtagaaagacaattttgttaaaatttgatttcttataaaatcttgtctaaattttatctttataaaaaattttgtcaatattttatttctatagaaaattattcaaaatttgtttttatagaaaattttgtcaaaattttatttctagagaaaattttgtcaaaattttatttctgtagaatatgtgatctaaattttatttctatagaaaatgttgtcaacattttatttctatataacattttgtgaaaattttatttctatagaaaatttatgcaaaattttatttctataaaaaattttgtcaaaattttatttctatacaaaatttttgacaaagttttccataaaaataaaattttgtataaattttctatagaaataaaattttgacaaaattttctatagaaataaaatttttacaaaatgttctatttaatttctatagaaa
It includes:
- the LOC142229787 gene encoding uncharacterized protein LOC142229787, whose amino-acid sequence is MFQKQAIVCVLLAFVALVASQGAIQYFNKKHHTLENHCYDDKHDLTVKVGQTLLPTNVDYQCVKVTCRDDYSLNIDYCPRGQPTCGQKPDYSKPFPYCCSDCKVN